The following DNA comes from Arthrobacter sp. SLBN-83.
TTCACATGGCTACATTCTTTATCGCCAGGCACGCTGGAAGCCTTCCGGGAGGGATACTTCCGTCGGCGACAACTCAGGCCTGACCCGCATGAGGCGGACTGAATGCCGGAATGCCTGACCCGACCAGGCTATGTCGGCCGAGACTTCAACCACCAACGGCTCCACCAAAGTCAAGCGAGTGGTGCCGCCCTCCTTGGTGAAGCGGTCCAGCACCCGTTCGCTGATTTCCTCCGGCCATGGATGCCTTCCCCGGGGAGGACGAAGATATGTGGCCAGATCCCTTCCCGCACGAGCCGTCAAGGACGTGGACCGGCCGACAATCCGCAGCCGTCCGTGTACCGGCAAACCCACCACCGCTGCCCGCGGGTGCGCCATGGGACCTATGACCGCCGCAAGAACCACATCAAGGGCGCTTCTGCTCTTGACCTTCAGCCAGATTCGCCGGGGCTCGTACGTCTGCCCTTCACCCTTGATCACAATTCCTTCCACGCCCGTGGCGGTCATGTCACTGAACCACGTGGCCGCCAGGGCCTGGTCGCTGGTCACCGGTGACAGATGCAGTGGCGGAACCCACCCGCGCGCCAGCTCCTCGAGCAGAGCCCGGCGGTCCCGGAATTGAAGCCCGCGGGTATCCTGCCCCGCCACTGCCAGGACGTCGAAGGCGATCAGCGAGGCAGGGCTTTTCATCACGAGCTCCGCAAGAGCCGCCTTTGAGCTCACCAGGCGCATCTGCAGCGCATCGAAATCCAGCCGCCCTTCGGACCACACCACAACTTCGCCATCGACAACACAGCCCGGAGGGATCTGCTCACGCACGGAAGCCAACACGTCCGGAAAGTACCTGCTCAGATCCTTGCCCTGTCTGCTGTAGAGCCACGCCCCATCCGAACCGACCAGGCACACTGCCCGGAAACCGTCGAACTTCATCTCAAAGACTGAGCCGCCGGACAGTGCGTCACCGCGTGGTATCGACTCCACGGCCTTGGCCAAAGCAAGGGCAACAGGAGGATGCAGGGCGGCCGGCAAACCTTCGAACATCGTGGGCACAGCGTAAGCCCAGCGAAGCAGGGGTGGAAACAAGGCTTCCTCCCGGCTGGATACAGCACCAAGCACCGGGAAGCGTCACAGCAAAGCTGTGACCGGGTCCTTCTTCGATCAGGGAAACCAACCACATTCGAAACAGGAGTCGTCATGTCCACTGAAGCTGTTACAAACCCCGCTGGGTCTGCCGGGACTGCCGGTGGCCGGCGCTACAAGGAACCCACCTCACAGCAGATTGAAGATGCCGCGGCCCTGATGTTCCTGGCGGCGACAAGGAAAGCTCTGCGGGACCAGCAGCACATCTGGGATGTCGAACTGGAGTTGGAACTCACCTACACCGTGCACAACCAGCGCAGGTACTGCGTGCACGCCAGCACCCGTACAGGTGAAAGCCTCACGGGCCCACACGGTGTTCTCGTGCATCCGGCCAACGGAACTGCGGAAACGGCTGCCTGGAGCATTGCCGCCGAGGTTCGCAATGCAACGGCAAAACGTCGGCAAAGGCGGCCATCAAGATTGCGTGACTACTGGCCATTACCGGGGCGGGGCTTCCGAGGACCTTCCTGGCGTGGCTTGTGTTTTGTCTTTGCCGATCTTTAGCCAGAACCAACCGACATACCAAAGAATCGCCACCAGTCCGATGACAAAGCTGCCAAGCAGCAGAATCTTGGACACGACGTCCAGGCCCTTGGGCTCAAAGGCCATCATGATCAACGGTACGAGGATTCCCAGCGAGAGGAGGCCCAGCATCCACATGGCCGCAGCCACACCCACAGGCTTGCCGACGCGGGC
Coding sequences within:
- a CDS encoding ATP-dependent DNA ligase, coding for MFEGLPAALHPPVALALAKAVESIPRGDALSGGSVFEMKFDGFRAVCLVGSDGAWLYSRQGKDLSRYFPDVLASVREQIPPGCVVDGEVVVWSEGRLDFDALQMRLVSSKAALAELVMKSPASLIAFDVLAVAGQDTRGLQFRDRRALLEELARGWVPPLHLSPVTSDQALAATWFSDMTATGVEGIVIKGEGQTYEPRRIWLKVKSRSALDVVLAAVIGPMAHPRAAVVGLPVHGRLRIVGRSTSLTARAGRDLATYLRPPRGRHPWPEEISERVLDRFTKEGGTTRLTLVEPLVVEVSADIAWSGQAFRHSVRLMRVRPELSPTEVSLPEGFQRAWR